The following nucleotide sequence is from Glycine max cultivar Williams 82 chromosome 9, Glycine_max_v4.0, whole genome shotgun sequence.
ATGAAACTGGACTCATATGGGCTGATGCAACAGTCCATTTGCTACGACAAAGCCCGGCATTGGACCATATCCGTGTCTTGGGGCTATGCGGTTCAAATATTCCGGGGCATTTTCTTGGCCCGGGACATGGAGATTCCGGCCAGAACCTTTTTGAATTGGTACCGGCGGGGAGATTATACCAGTTTTCCGTTCAACACGCGCCCTTTCAGTCGCAATTCTTGCCagaaaccttttgttttttacctgtcaaatgcaaccTTTGGTGGAGTTGGTGATGAAACTATGAGTGAGTATATTCGGGTCCAGCCCAACCCGGACTGTAAATGGAAAATGCCCGATCCGACCCAAATCCAAGTAATAAAGGTCCATAAGAAACCTGACCCACATTTGTGGGACAAGGTAGGTTCTCTATCTTCCTAAAATCTTAATGTTTCAATGGTTTAATGCATGGGGTAAAAGTAAAATGTATTTTAGATCTCTtaatttttggataaaattggtCTTAATCATCAACACGTTTGGTTTTCGTATTTTTTATAATGCATGGTTTTTCTCTGTCTTTATAAAACTTGTGATACTAGAGTGAGTGAcgatatttatgaaaatatatttcttgCATTCACACATTCATGAATTGAAATCGTTAGATAAATATTGGCGGATCACATTTCAAGTAATCTACATTTAACGACTATAATTAATAGAACGTGTGAATGCGATAATTCTCTAACAAGAGAAAATTCTAAtctaaaatttatcaattataaaaaatatgatgaacaaaattatcgtttttaaattatttgaatcatgataaattttgaccGAAAATCAAAAAGCTTGAAACATTTTGTCTCTGTAATGTATTATTTTGATGAGTGAAACTGATATTGCTTACTTAAATGGGGTTCtgtttatgttattgttttgagcAGTCTCCTAGAAGAAATTGTTGCAGGGTTCAACCGTCAAAGAAAGATGGAACTCTGGTGATTGACGTGGGAGAATGCAGAAAAGATGAATTTGCTCATGAATAGTTAAGAGGCATGGGGAATGGCCCAACTTTCTGCTGATAATTCTCATGTTCTTTATTATTTACTTACTTGTTGTTTTCAAATGTGTAGAGTATGGAAAAGACAAGTGTTACATGTGTAAATTGGTGTTTTTTGGGTGGGGATTTTGTGattatgtaaaatattataaattacattGGACTTTTAAGATGTGATGGCAATGAGTTTTTCAAATACAGTGAGAGCGTGTGGGTCCAATTGACTGAGTCTTGTTCATTACAATTTACACATTAATCTCTCAAGTGAAGTGACACCACAATCCTCTCATCTCTCACAACCATGCCTTCCACTCTCTTCCTCAttcttctccttctccctctCTCCTCCCTCTCCCACCTCTTCTCTCCCCCCGACAACTACCTCATCAACTGCGGCTCCTCCGCCCCCTCCACCCTCGTCGACCACCGCCCCTTCTCCGGCGACCTCTCCGGCCACCACCGCTTCCCCTTCTCCCCCTCCCCCCACGCCGTTTCGCTCCAAAATAACAACCCCCTCCCCAATCTCCCCCCAATCTACCACACCGCTAGGGTTTTCACAAGCCCCGCAAGGTACACCTTCCCCATCTCCGACAAAGGCACCCACATCGTTCGCCTCCACTTCCACCCCTTCACCACCCCAATTCTCGATCTGGGTCGCGCCCAATTTCACGTCTTGGTCAACGCCCACGTCGTTCTCAGCAACTTCACTCGCTTACTCAGCGACCCCACAACAAACCCTAGAATCGTCGAGTATCTCATCTGGGTCGACGCCGAGAGCCTCGCCGTCGTGTTTGTTCCTAACAAAGACTCCAAATTGGCGTTCGTCAACGCCATTGAGGTTATTTCCGCGCCCAAGGACCTTGTCCCTGACACAGCACAGTATTTGAGTTCGTCGAAATTAGAGAAATTTGAGGGTTTGAACCAACAGGCTCTTGAAGTTGTTCACAGGGTCACTGTTGGGGGTGTTAAAGTTACCCCCTTTAATGATTCCCTGTGGAGAACTTGGATTCCTGATGATGGGTTTTTCAGACCAAGTGTTGGGTCGGAAAAGCTTTACTTTGGTGGTAGGATCAAGTACCGTGTTGGAGGGGCTAGTCGTGAGGTTGGACCTGATAATGTTTACAATAGTGCTAGGTTGATTAGGAGTAAGAATGATTCTGTTCCTAATGTTAATATGACTTGGGTGTTTCCTGTTGTTGGAGGGTACAAATACTTGGTTCGGTTGCATTTCTGTGATATTGCTAGCATTTCGCTTGGTTTGCTTTACTTCAATGTGTATGTCAATGGGAATTTGGCTTATGAAGATTTGGATCTCTCTTACGTTTTGAATTCGCTGGCTTCGCCGTTTTACGCGGACTTTGTGGTTGATGGAGGAGATGATGGGGCCTTGAGTGTTGGTGTAGGTCCTTCGAAGAGGAGCATGCCGCATGTCATCGATGGGATATTGAACGCGGTTGAGGTTATGAAGTTGAACAATTCGCGCAGTAGCCTTGATGGAGAGGTTTGTGCTGATTTTGTTATGAAGAGCTGGTCGACGGGGAATAATACAGGTTTGCTGTTTACTTTGGTGGCTGCTGTTTGCATTGTGTTGAGCTTGTCCATAGTGATTCGTAGGAGGTTGACTGGATCGAGGGAATCTGTGTCTTGGTCAAGGTTGCCTGTGAATTTGTCGGATGATAGTGTTAAGAATTAAGATTGGTGATATGTACTTATATAGTTATATCAAAAGATTGGCCATATTTAGTCAGCAATTTAATAAGTTGTGTGTAAAATATCAGCAAATCTAGCCATTTGAGGTGGCTTTCatgagaaaaagagaaacatgAAGGAGCATGCTGCCGATCAAGCTAGAAAAGGAAGACATTCTGAAAGCCCGGCTAATACCAATGTTTTAGGGATTGTTGTATTATATCTAAGTTGCCTTACTTGTTTATATCATAATATTAAGGCATCCCTTTTGCCTCTAGACTTTGTTTTCTTACCATTGTTAATTTTGCTCTGTTTTGTAATGTTGTAGCTTTCCTCATTGTTATTGCTTGAACTTTTGAAAATACGTATGTAACTTTCATATTGAGTGGTTGTATGAATATATATACTGATGCCCCAAATTATCTGTAATGGTTTATGCCTGGACCgagttttgtttaaattaatcaTGGAGCAATTTTCAAATTCCATGAGCATGTTGAACCTAAAGAATGAAGGGAAAGCTTTCGTTTTGCTCATTTTCTACAATTGTGAGTATTTGCATAGCAAGTTGCTCTCTTGTAGCTCATTTGGTTAATTGGTTACCTATTATCTCTAACGATTCACAAGCTCTTGGCTTGAATAATTTTGATGTTACTCCTCTTCATATGTGGTAATGGCATTTGAGATTTTATACTGTATGAACCATCTTCCTAAAGTCTCGCTGGATATTAGAAAATATTCATTAGCATTTATCAGCTTTTCCCGAGAAGTTCTGACATGCTCCTTGGACGAGTTTTTATTCCTCCAGGGccatgtcatatttttttgcaACATTTGCTTCAATTAGTTAGTATTTAATATTATGCTCCTTTGTCTTTTATTGCGTTTTCCATCCAAGGTTATTGTTTTCGGCCTTGAAGAGGAGTTTTGAATGGAGTCCTGAGCTCTTTTCTGGAGGACTTTTGACTTTTTAACCCTTCTGAATAGGCTTCCTATGGGAGCCTTTTGAAGAGATGCAATGCAATAATCTTCTGAAGACACAAAAATACCTTATCCTTCATATTTGAAGGTTTTTAAGGATCAATACATGTGAAATGCATAGGTCCTACTCAGAAATCTTTTACTTTTAAGCTTGTTCAAAAGCTTATGATTTATGAAGTTGTTTTAGTtcttgtaattattttatacacaTGAATTTTGAGTAGCTTGAGATTTTTTCCGTGAATCTTCTGAATTTTTAATCTTCTAAAGGATTTCAGTAAGCTTCTGATTACCCTAATCTTTCTTTTTAAACTTCCTCTAGTCTTTACTCTTTAGACATTGTCTCACATACTTAAAAGGTGATTGATGATATGTAGCGGACATAATAACAATATTGGTCTCAAATGATTCCTTCATCAAATTATAAGTCTTCTTTCTCAAGCATTAAAAGCAAATCATCCGAATAACagtttaaaatacttaaaaattattatatctaAAAGTTTGTGAGTATCAAGAGGATCTTTTTACTCGATTACTCTTGTAAATAGAACCCACAAAAATTCATGTTAAGCAGTGAAACTTtgaattatgtgaaattttgaGAAGTATTTGTATTCTCTAGTGTAATCAAAACCTTATTTCCGttcatgcatatttttttaataccacTCTCATCATTTCTATGCAAAGAGTAAGAATAATTCATTCCCATAAAAATCATTGAAGATTTACAAATTGAATTGTGGGTAGTGATAATGAATATAATATtaggagagaaagaaaaaataaaatatttatttataggaatatttttgtcttatcatcaaaactatatttttaattaaaatgtaaaaaaaactatattataaaaattaattacaaaaaactatataaaaatttaaaacgagAAATCACTCCCTAGGATAAACGCAACCAAAGATTCGTGatatcatgcattttatctaggAAATGTACTCACCCTcaccccctctctctctctctctctgtcttgTGTTACAAAAGCaagctggaaaaaaaaattccataacTACGAAAGATCATCGACTTTCTTCTTCCAAATATTGTAGGCAACAATTTTttatagattaaattaaatcatcatTATGCAGAGCCTCGACGCATAACAAGTCAAATTAATTAGCACTACTCACACGTTCCGTTCGATTAGTTATATTCGTCTTTCATCCAGGGTCAATTCgtagagtgaaaaaaaataattaaaatgaaaattatgaattagaatataatataaaaatacgacttcaacattattttattttgattccaCCCTCTCTCTTTAAACTAACAAGACCTTAGTGCTGCCACCGCCacttatatattaataacagTGACAGCTAGCTGATGTTCCACCGTTTGGAAATATATACGTACTGTTAGATAAGCAAGTACATAAATTTTCTGCACCGTCTGTTCTTTCATATAAATATCTCCTTATCTGATTAATGTTGTCATTTTTATAAGGTAGTAGATCTGTTAAGGTTGTCATATTctaattcttaatattttatgaaaaatgttgattagtatttttaggaTAGATATATTACTTAAGgaataaaactaaaaagtttttactgaaaagtataataatattttttttgtgattttcagCACAATTCTAgtaataaaaacttttatatatagattttttaactGATATCTTCAAGACAATGACTAAAAAAGatgcatgtattttttattacaaaattcagCCATTAAAAGGCTATTGCTTATACGAGCAAGCTGTATCATATTAGACTGAGATGTCATAGAGTGAAAACATACTCTTCCTCTCTCTTAGCAAGTGAGTGTATGCGtgagttatttatatatttttttcccttcatttGTTCTCTTTATTCTTTTACTTGTACTAAATTATGTATGGATATCACAAGTTAAGAACAATCTTCTTGGGTATTTTCTAGACAGATGCATACCTTATTTTTGGGTACATGCCCCAAAAACTGTTGCTTCCCTCTCGAAACATTATCTTAGACTAGTTTTTATCATGATCAATATGGTGTTTCTTAAGTAAATGGTTGGATTCGATCCTAGTATGAACATTGAAAAAACATTTATGATTTAGTAAAAAATGAGCACAggaatctaaattttcttccaactctttttaataataactaGTTATAGCATATCAGTTCATGCCTCAAATGGGAGCAAATTGAGCTTTGATCTCTTTTTCACATAAACCAACCAAACAGACACAATCCATTCAACACAACAATGTCATTCTCATTGTCAAGAAGGTTaagctcttctctctctctttccatTCCCAACTTTCCTCCTTTTCTTCCAAACCCCACTTTCCCTCTTTGCTGTTTCCCAGTTCAGGATGACATGCTCCTTCTGCGTCATACCCCACCCATTATCGAATTTGCCTAGATTTTAGGATCCTTGTAATGAAGCATTATCCCACTGCCATTTCCCTTTCTAAACAAATGGAAGCCGCCAAAGGAATTGTGCCAAATCTTGTTACTTTGAGCATCCTCATCAATTGTTTACGCCACTTGGGCCAAAtggccttttctttttctgtattgggcaaaattctaaaattaggTTATCAGCCGAATAGCATAACCTTGACTACACTCATGAAAGGTCAAGAAATCACTGCACTTTCATGACAAGGTCGTAGCACAAGGATTTCAGATGAACCAGGTTAGTTACAGGACCCTGCTCAATGGACTATGTAAAATAGGAGAAACGAGATGTGCCATCAAGTTGCCAAGAATGATTGAAGACAGATCAACTAGGCCCCTGATGTGGTAATGTACAACACCATCATTGATGGCTTATGCAAAGATAAACTTATAAACGAGGCTTATGATCTATATTCTGAAATGGATGCTAGAGGAATTTTTCCTAATGTTATCGCTTACAGTACTCTAATATGTGGCTTTTGCCTTGTGGGTTAGTTAATGGGAGCATTCagtttattaaatgaaatgatATCAAAGAACATCAACCCGGATGTTTATACCTATAGTATATTGATTGATACATTAtgtaaagaagaaggaaaggtgaaagaagcaaaaaatttattaactgtgatgatgaaagaaggagTAAAACCTGATGTTGCTTATAATACAAAATAGATATTACACGCTATGGTTCAAACGAGAATACATCCTAATGTTTGCAGTGATTAATggattaagattaaaataaataagaagttttatcaaaataaataatttaatttagataaaatgataacttatattattttattaaaaataaaaataaaaatgataatcgCAAATTTAAGTTATGATTAAAAGCAAATCTTACAAGTCAATAAGAAAAAATCGTTTCtcaaacacttttatttgatcaaataaatttataaacttgacaaaaaaaactaaaaaataattaaaataacttgatttaagtatctttatcttatttatttattttaaaaataatttctcgttcaaaataaaaaatatattaaattaataagatatttttttattggtaaaaataaaaaatattatttgaaatttataataactcatctATTAATTTATCCTGATTAATCAACTGATTCAgattaataaaatgataataaagatgaaattaaagagttaaaatgcatacatttaatatttgaacAAAGCTAAAAGGAGAATACAACAAGATCAAATgctgaaatatatatattttgggtcCAGATAACAATAAAGGGAGAGTGAGGGAAGATATAATATGTTCCATGCTTACATTGATGATAATAAATGTAAAACaccaattatatataatttaaatatgtttttcattcttagaaaatattttttttttcaaattgctatttaacattcatttttttttttcaaccaagTACCTAGACAAATTTTATCTTTCAATTTACTACATGTCAAGTGGCATCATCACGCCTACGTGTCATTATCACATCATATTAAGTAATAATCTGAAAATGGTTTATTtctatatatgaaaaatttatttaagtttttttaaaataattacaaataatttttttaatctatgagaataaaaaataatattaaaaaatttacaataactcatgCATCTTAGATCTTAATCAACTAAATAATCTAAATTTCATTGATCTTTGAAACAAAGACTATGATCTAGGCTAATGAAAGCAAGAAAAATGCTATGAAAACCATACGAAAAAAAATGGGTGAAAAAAGAGACTTTACCATAAAGTGGTCTCCTGTTGTAGACCATGACTAGAGTGTAGAGTTTTAGAATCATATTTGTATTCTCTAATTTGTttcagtttttcttttcttcaacccttcaaaaaaacatttcaattttgatttttttgtatttatttaaacatttgaaaaaaaattaaaattaaaattttaattattttgagtagttcctaaaaattataattataccataattacttttttttaataataactagTTAAAAAATCCATCATACCAActctttttaataataattagttatagCATACTTGATTGGCTGTATCTCTCACGTCAAAGTTAGGGTTTAAACATAATCAAAGCTGAATATCTCAATTTTATTGTTAGCCCATTGCCCTTTGTCAGTTCATGCCTCAAATCGGAGCAAACTGAGCTTTGATCTCTGTTTCACATAAACCAACCAAACAAACACAGTCCATTCAACACAACAATgtcattctcattctcattgtcAAGAAGGTTAAgctcttctctctctcattccATTCCCAACTTTCCTCCTTTTCTTCCAAACCCCACTTTCCCTTTTTACTTTCACTCTCAGCCTCCATCCATTCACGATGTTGTCCATGATGCTGTTTCCCAGTTCAATGGCATGCTCCTTATGCGTAATACCCCGTCGATCATCGAATTTGGCAAGATTTTAGGATCCCTCGTAAAGATGAAGCATTTTCCCACTGCCATTTCCCTTTCTAAACAAATGGAAGTCAAAGGAATTGAGCCAGATCTTGTTACTTTGAGCATCCTCATCAATTGTTTCTGCCACTTGGGCCAAAtggccttttctttttctgtattgggcaaaattctaaaattaggTTATCAGCCGAATACCATAATCTTGACTACACTCATGAAAGGTCTGTGTCTCAAGGGTGAGGTAAAGAAATCACTGCACTTTCATGACAAGGTCGTAGCACAAGGATTTCAGATGAACCAGGTTAGTTACGGGACCCTGCTCAATGGACTATGTAAAATAGGAGAAACGAGATGTGCCATCAAGTTGCTGAGAATGATTGAAGACAGATCAACTAGGCCTGATGTGGTAATGTACAACACCATCATTGATGGCTTATGCAAAGATAAACTTGTAAACGAGGCTTATGATTTTTATACTGAAATGAATTCTAGAGGAATTTTTCCTGATGTTATCACTTACAGTACTCTAATATGTGGCTTTTGCCTTGCGGGTCAGTTAATGGGAGCATTCAGTCTATTAAATGAAATGACATTGAAGAACATCAACCCGGATGTTTATACCTATACTATATTGATTGATGCATTATGTAAAGAAGGAAAGCTGAAAGaagcaaaaaatttattaggtgtGATGACGAAAGAAGGAGTAAAACCTAATGTTGTTACTTATAGTACTTTAATGGATGGATATTGTTTAGTTGGTGAAGTGCATAATGCAAAACAGATATTCCATGCTATGGTCCAAACTGAGGTAAATCCTAGTGTTTGCAGCTACAATATAATGATTAATGGATTATGTAAGGGTAAAAGCGTGGATGAGGCCATGAATCTCCTAAGAGAAATGCTACATAAAAATGTGGTTCCTAATACCGTGACGTACAATTCTCTTATTGATGGTTTGTGTAAATCAGGGAGAATTACTTCTGCTTTGGATCTTATGAAGGAGTTGCACCACAGAGGTCAACCAGCTGATGTAATCACCTACACTTCCTTATTAGATGGTTTATGCAAAAACCAAAACCTTGACAAGGCAATTGCACTATTCATGAAAATGAAGGAACGGGGAATTCAGCCAAATAAGTACACATACACGGCACTTATTGATGGATTATGTAAAGGTGCAAGACTTAAGAATGCACAAAAGCTTTTTCAACATATCTTGGTTAAAGGCTGTTGTATAGATGTCTACACATATAATGTCATGATTGGTGGGCTTTGTAAAGAGGGCATGTTGGATGAAGCTTTGGCCATGAAGTCAAAAATGGAAGACAATGGTTGCATCCCTGATGCTGTAACTTTTGAAATCATTATTCGTTCTCTTTTTGAGAAGGATGAGAATGATAAGGCGGAGAAACTTCTCCATGAAATGATTGCTAAAGGCCTATTACATTTTAGGAATTTTCATGGTGAGCGATCTCCGGTTACAAATAAAGTTATTGTGAATTTTCATGGTGAGTGACCAATACTATGGACATTTCATTTGATTAACAATCGTATGCTGGTTAATTTATTTTGGTATTGTAACAATAActttcattgattttttttatttatttattgttttagtgTTTTCATAACTGATACCTACCTTTTTTCTTCCCAGTGTACTGTCTACCTGTCTCGTCTACTCTTAAGGTTTTGTTCAGTCACTGTTAATTCTTAGTGTTTCAGATAACAAACCAAGCTGAAACAGAGATATTATTTGAAATGCCTTAACTTTTATAGTTGACTCTATTTACTCCTGATTATAGAAAGTATAACTGAATTCTGTTTTTTTCCCTGGTCTTTTTGTAGAAAAGGAAACTTTAAAACCTACAGCATATTTGTTTGCATCATCTGGTGTCGACATCCAATGCTTATATATCCCCATAGTACCAAGTGGAATTTCACTGTTTAATTCACAGCTTAGTATTGTTCTGTTTGAAACATTTAGTACACAGCTTGTTGCTATGCATTAAGTTAACAGAGCATAATTTGacaattatatattacatataataattatttctttctttatatttttatcattttgttctAAACTCATTTTTGAAATTACATTCCAAAATCTAAGGAAATAGCTTTTTGCTGTATTATATTTTGTTCACAAAACATTATCCTTATGTTATGTTGTTCTCTAAAATGTACCCTACATAAGCTGAAAAAAATACTGAATTAAGAGTACCtgctaaattttaaacat
It contains:
- the LOC121172786 gene encoding probable receptor-like protein kinase At5g24010 is translated as MPSTLFLILLLLPLSSLSHLFSPPDNYLINCGSSAPSTLVDHRPFSGDLSGHHRFPFSPSPHAVSLQNNNPLPNLPPIYHTARVFTSPARYTFPISDKGTHIVRLHFHPFTTPILDLGRAQFHVLVNAHVVLSNFTRLLSDPTTNPRIVEYLIWVDAESLAVVFVPNKDSKLAFVNAIEVISAPKDLVPDTAQYLSSSKLEKFEGLNQQALEVVHRVTVGGVKVTPFNDSLWRTWIPDDGFFRPSVGSEKLYFGGRIKYRVGGASREVGPDNVYNSARLIRSKNDSVPNVNMTWVFPVVGGYKYLVRLHFCDIASISLGLLYFNVYVNGNLAYEDLDLSYVLNSLASPFYADFVVDGGDDGALSVGVGPSKRSMPHVIDGILNAVEVMKLNNSRSSLDGEVCADFVMKSWSTGNNTGLLFTLVAAVCIVLSLSIVIRRRLTGSRESVSWSRLPVNLSDDSVKN
- the LOC100778420 gene encoding pentatricopeptide repeat-containing protein At3g22470, mitochondrial isoform X2; translation: MSFSFSLSRRLSSSLSHSIPNFPPFLPNPTFPFYFHSQPPSIHDVVHDAVSQFNGMLLMRNTPSIIEFGKILGSLVKMKHFPTAISLSKQMEVKGIEPDLVTLSILINCFCHLGQMAFSFSVLGKILKLGYQPNTIILTTLMKGLCLKGEVKKSLHFHDKVVAQGFQMNQVSYGTLLNGLCKIGETRCAIKLLRMIEDRSTRPDVVMYNTIIDGLCKDKLVNEAYDFYTEMNSRGIFPDVITYSTLICGFCLAGQLMGAFSLLNEMTLKNINPDVYTYTILIDALCKEGKLKEAKNLLGVMTKEGVKPNVVTYSTLMDGYCLVGEVHNAKQIFHAMVQTEVNPSVCSYNIMINGLCKGKSVDEAMNLLREMLHKNVVPNTVTYNSLIDGLCKSGRITSALDLMKELHHRGQPADVITYTSLLDGLCKNQNLDKAIALFMKMKERGIQPNKYTYTALIDGLCKGARLKNAQKLFQHILVKGCCIDVYTYNVMIGGLCKEGMLDEALAMKSKMEDNGCIPDAVTFEIIIRSLFEKDENDKAEKLLHEMIAKGLLHFRNFHGERSPVTNKVIVNFHGLLQ
- the LOC100778420 gene encoding pentatricopeptide repeat-containing protein At3g22470, mitochondrial isoform X1 codes for the protein MSFSFSLSRRLSSSLSHSIPNFPPFLPNPTFPFYFHSQPPSIHDVVHDAVSQFNGMLLMRNTPSIIEFGKILGSLVKMKHFPTAISLSKQMEVKGIEPDLVTLSILINCFCHLGQMAFSFSVLGKILKLGYQPNTIILTTLMKGLCLKGEVKKSLHFHDKVVAQGFQMNQVSYGTLLNGLCKIGETRCAIKLLRMIEDRSTRPDVVMYNTIIDGLCKDKLVNEAYDFYTEMNSRGIFPDVITYSTLICGFCLAGQLMGAFSLLNEMTLKNINPDVYTYTILIDALCKEGKLKEAKNLLGVMTKEGVKPNVVTYSTLMDGYCLVGEVHNAKQIFHAMVQTEVNPSVCSYNIMINGLCKGKSVDEAMNLLREMLHKNVVPNTVTYNSLIDGLCKSGRITSALDLMKELHHRGQPADVITYTSLLDGLCKNQNLDKAIALFMKMKERGIQPNKYTYTALIDGLCKGARLKNAQKLFQHILVKGCCIDVYTYNVMIGGLCKEGMLDEALAMKSKMEDNGCIPDAVTFEIIIRSLFEKDENDKAEKLLHEMIAKGLLHFRNFHGERSPVTNKVIVNFHVAELP